The DNA segment ATGACGACTATATAAAATAAATAGGCTTTCAGAAGTGATATTAATAAGATAAAGCTATAGATACTGAAAAAAGCCCATTTGCTGCTATTATACATTTGGCTCAAGTCCAGTTTTTGATAGAGTTTTGCAACAAATTCAGGCTTGAAGACGCTAAAAATGAAATTGACCAGGAAGGCACCTGCTTCTATACACAATCCTACGAAGATGATCCATGCAATAATATGCAGGCCTTTAAATACGATGTTGTTTGTTTTTGACATGGTAGTAAAATTTAAATCATACCTAAAGGTAATAAATATTTATTGATAAACAATAAATATAGGTTTTTTTTCAATAAAAACACATTTGCTCAACTTTACCGTACCGCTGTCGTATTTCACCCACTAAATTTGCTCCGGCTATTTAATACATTCTTTATTAAAAATCAGATTTGGATAATCAATATAACCCTTATCTCCACCGTGGTAGAACGTTTCCTCATCCCAGTCTGCCAATGGACTATCATTTTTTATGCGTTCCACCAAATCAGGATTTGAAATATACAGTTTGCCAAAAGCCACAAAATCTACAAACCGATTTTGCAAAATCTCTTCAGCAGTTTCTACTGTAAAGCCACCGGCAATTATAATGATGTTTTTAAAAAGCTGTCGAGCGCTGTGGAGAAAACTTACCGGAATCGAGTCTTTTCCATTTGTAATTGCATTGGAAAAGTGGAGGTATAAAATATCTAATTTCTGTAACTCTTCAAGAATATACTGGTGTGTCGCCAGCTCTTCCCGATAAGGTTTCAAATCATAAATTTCACGAAAAGGCGAAAGCCTGATTCCTACTTTGTTTTTCCCGGCTACAGCAACCACTTCCTGCATTACTTCCAGCAAAAAACGCGTTCTGTTGTGGATGCTCCCTCCGTATTTATCTGTTCTGATGTTACTAAGAGGGTTGATAAATTGGTCGATCAGAAAACCATGTGCTGCATGAATTTCAATACCATCAAATCCTACTTCTAATGCATTTATTGTCGCCTGTTTAAAAGCATTTACCCACAATGGAATTTCATCAATGTTTATAGAAACCGGCACTGTCATGAGTTGATGAGTACGATCAGGAATACGAATGGTTTCATTCACTGGTATCGCCGATGGCGCTACCAAAGGCTCATTGTTTTGTATTGCCGGATGTCCGATACGACCAGCCTGAACCAATTGAGCAAAGATTTTTCCTCCCTTTGCATGTACGGCGTCTACCACTTTTTTCCAGGCATTTTTTTGTTCTTCATTGTATATTCCCGGGGTATCCATATAAGCACCGCCATTAGAAGAAATGGCAATATTATCTGTTATTAATAATCCAGCGCTGGCCCTTTGTTGATAATACGTAACCATAGATAGGGGAGGGATTCCTTTAATGGCCCTGCGACGATTCATTGGAGCCATTACAACTCTGTTAGCAAAAGAAACATTTTCATTAATAAATGGCCTGACTAATTTTTTCTGTGACATGATATTTTTTTTACCAAAATTAGTCTTAAGTGATATGTGAAAACATGGATAAAGAATGGTTTTTTTTGTACATTTCGACTAATGAAGACTAAACATTTACATAAACCTTTAGACATCTTTGTCTCCAATATGGAGCACTGGAATGAGCGTCCACTGATCTATCAGTTCTTCGAAATTGTACAGATTATAGATGGAGAAGGCATTAGGATTGTAAATGACAACAAATTCCCCTATAGCAAAGGAAGTGTATTTTTATTCACCCCCTTGGATTGCAGAGGTTTTGAAAGTACGACGGATACCCGTTATTGTTCCATCCGTTTTTCTGAAGTCTTTCTTGAACAATATAAAACCCAACAGGAAAAAGAGAAACTGATACAATGGTTGAAACAATTAGAAACTATTTTCTCCAGCCATAACCGTTTTGATCAGGTCTTGATTAAAGAGAAGAGAGATTGTGATATGATTGCCGGATTAATTGAAAACATGTTGATCGAGTACAACAACAAGCCTTCCTATTACGATGAAAATATACAGCATTTGGTGATTCTTGTGTTAAATATCATCTCCCGCAACGTTAATCCTCAGCGGATCACCTCTCCTGCAAAAATGGAGGAGCCTCTGATTAATAAAATGTTGGTTTATCTGCACCAAAATATTGGTTGTCCGAAAAATTTAAGAATAAAGCACCTTGCAGAACAATTTAACTTGTCTGCAAACTATATAGGTGAATATTTTAAAAACCTGACCGGAGACAGTCTACACTGCTACCTGACCCAATATAAAATGAATATTGTGGAACAGCGGTTAACCTATAGCGAGCAATCCATCGGGCAAATCGCCGATGATTTAGGCTTCTCTGATGAAAGTCATTTAAGCCGGCAATTCAAAAAACATAAAGGGATAACCGCTGTTACTTACAGAAAACAGTTTAAATATTAAAATTGACGAAGTAAACGAATAAACTACAGAATCGGTATAAAATAATCCACAATACATTTTTTCTCGGGATGTAGCCTGTAATCTAAGCTTACCATTTTTAAGAATCTGTTTGTCGCCATTTTTTGGTAATATGATTCCCGACAATAAACGAGGAAAGAAGAACCGAGACATTAAATCTTTTTTTTGAGTTTTTTCGGCTTAGGATCAGGGAGTTCATTTACTGTAACCTTTACCAAACCTGAAACCCATTCGTGATCATCCAATTCCTCCTGTATTAAAAAATATGATTTAGCTCCGGGAAAAGGAGGTGCTAAGTTTGGTTTTCCAATAAATGCCTGGCCTGCTTCCGTGGGTTTGATCAATAGCCTATTGTCACATACCAATGCAAAGATCCGAATCCCGGCATACAGGCCGTACTCACCAAACATTTTTTTATAGCTGATACCAGCGGGATGATTGATCTGGTCGATAATGTAATCTATGTATTTCTGATCCGTTGCCATATGGTTAAAAATTGGGTAGCACAAATTAGAGAAAAGTAATCTTGCTACCCAATTTTCAGATTACATTTTTATTGCTGAAATCCAGGGGAAATTTATTATTGTATTAAACTATTCTGCTCTTATATATTTTTTTGGGTTTGACTTTGATTTAAAAATTGGATGTTTATCCAATCGTTTTAAACAAGTCCTGGATTCTATCGAATTTGGCGCTATAGGTAAACTTAGATTTTTCCAGAACCTTTCTAGCCGCAATATTCTTGCTGTGCACTATTGCTCCGATGCTGGTGATACCCTGGTCTAATATCAAGTCAATAATAGGGGGTAAGATATTACTCATGATAGCGCATCCGCAGGAGTTACCACTTAGATAAAACTCAATGAAAAAGGGGTAATGCTCAATTTTATAATGTTCCATAGCTACGTTCGGAGATATGAGGTCAATAAGTCCGATTACTTTACCTGAATTTTTTTTAGTTATAAAATGGAGGTAGTTACGATTTGAATGGTAGTTGATGATCATATTATTCAAAAAGACTCCAGCTTCAGAAAGATTGTTCAAACGCTTGCTTGGCAGAAATTTTAGGGTCTTTTCATCAGAAAGAATTTTATAAATATCATTTACGATATCGTCATATCTATTCAGATCTTCCGGACGCAAGGGGTGAATCAATAAATTCTCATTTTCAAAAGAAACAGGCTTAAACATGTGAGATCCCTAAGCAGATTCCATGCCATTAAGGGATATTATTACGGCGCCAATGATGGTAACATTAAATCTCTTAATTATACAAGCTATTGTCGCCATTTTTATAAAGAAACTACACAAGGGTAAATCGCTAAAAAAACTGGAAGATCAATCAGAATACTAAAAATATTAGCATAACTTTGTCGCTACCTAAATTTTAAATCATGGATAGCGGCAAGCAAATCATCCACATGGATCAGGATGCTTTTTTTGTTTCAGTTGAGGTAAGAAAAGATGCCTCATTAAAGGGGAAGCCAGTAATTATCGGAGGAACTTCTGACAGAGGTGTCGTTGCCTCCTGTAGTTATGAAGCCCGCAAGTTTGGAATACACTCCGCTATGCCTTCCCGCATGGCTAAGATGCTTTGCCCTCATGCTACCTTTATAAAGGGAAATATGGACGAGTATTCAAAAGCCTCCCATGAAATTACAGCGATCATCCGTGAAAAAGTGCCGCTTTTTGAAAAGGCGAGCATTGATGAACACTATATTGATATGACTGGCATGGACCGGTTTCATAACTGTATGCAATATGCCCACGAATTAAGGCAAACCATTATCAAGGAAATGGATTTACCTATTTCTTTCGGACTTTCCGTCAATAAGACCGTAGCTAAAATGGTTACCAATGAATGTAAGCCCGGTGGCGAGAGGAACGTGAAACAGCAAGAAGTACAGCCTTTTTTAAATCCACTATCTATTCGTAAAATACCGGGCTTAGGCGAAAAAACGTTCGTCAAGCTTAGTGATATGGGCATTAAAAAAATCATCACCCTGTCACAGATCCATCCGGATCAGATGAATTCACTTTTGGGTAAATCCGGGCTCTCGTTGCTGCAAAAGGCAAAGGGTATTGACAATAGCCTGGTCATTCCTTATACAGAACAAAAGTCAATTGGTACCCAATGCACCTTTCATGCGGATTCCATTGATATCGACATGATCAATAACTTACTGGTCGCTCAGGTGATGGATATTGCTTATCAGCTTAGAGAAAAAAAGAAGCTTTGCGCCTGCGTCACTGTTACGATCCGGTACGCCAATTTTGAAACGGAAACTAAACAGACTACCATTTCTTATACCTCATTGGATAGCGTACTGATAGCTACCGTAAAAGATTTGTTCAAAAAAATATATAACCGCAGGATGCTTTTGAGGCTCGTAGGCGTTAGCTTATCCAATTTAGTAACAGGTTTTGAACAGATTGATCTGTACAGTGAATCCCAGGAGCAATACAGTCTGGTCCAGGCATTAGATAAAATCAGGAGACGTTTCGGGCAGGACGCGGTAACCAGAGCCTCCACAATGGACATTAAATTATAATCCTATGTATTTAAACGTCCATTCTCACTATAGCCTTCGCTACGGCACGATGTCGATCAAGACATTAGTCGAGGAAGCACAAGCACGAGGCATTACCCAGATGGTAATTACTGACATCAATAATTCTACCGGGGTCATGGAATTTATGCGCGAATGCCGTTCAAAAAAAATTAAACCTATTGGAGGAATAGAATTCCGCAGAGATAAAAAGCTGCTGTATATCGGTATCGCTAAGAATAGGGAAGGGATGAAGGAACTGAACGATTATTTGAGTGATTATAATCTTGAACAAAAGGAGCTACCCGATGAGCCGAAGGAATTTAAAAACGCGTACATTATTTATCCTCATGGTCACAAGGCCGAATTAAAAAGTAATGAATACATAGGCGTTCGGTTCGATGAACTACATCAGCTTTTCAATAAGGACTTAAAAGACCATCAGGATAAACTGCTTGCACTGCAACCCGTCTTTGTGGCTAATAAAATTGAATACCGTCTGCATGAATACCTGAGAGGAATCGATCTGAATACCTTAATTACAATGGTTGAAAAAGAAGACAGATGCAAAGACACAGATCTGTTTCTCCAACCTGGAGAGCTGGAAGCGAAGTTTTCCAAATATGCTTTTATCCTTGACAATACCCGCAGGCTCATGGATAGCTGTACGATGGATTATCCGGAGGGAAAAATTAAGTTAAATCGTAAAACCTTTACCGGAAACAAAAACGATGATAGAGCGCTTCTGGAAAAATTAGCTGTAGAAGGAATGCGCTACCGCTACGGAAATAAGAACCGGGAGGCTTTGAAACGCGTAAAACAGGAGTTGAAGGTGATTGTCGAAATGGATTTTTGTGCCTATTTCCTGATTACAAATGACATCATTCAGTATTCTATGCGCAGGGGATATTATCATGTTGGGCGGGGATCAGGAGCAAATAGTATCGTTGCCTATTGTCTGCGCATTACCGATGTTGATCCTATCGCACTGGATTTATACTTTGAGCGCTTTCTAAATGCGGAACGCTCCTCACCTCCGGATTTTGATATTGATTACAGCTGGGACGAACGGGAAGATGTGCAGGATTATATTTTCAAACGCTATGGTAAAGCACATACGGCCTTGTTGGGCACCATGTCTACGTTCAAAGACCGTTCGGTAATCCGGGAGATCGGTAAAGTAATGGGACTTCCTAAAACTGAAATCGATGGTTTTACTGATCCGAGTCGCGCAGCCGTTAACCGGGACAACAATACTTTTAAAAAGATCATGGCGATACATTCCATGATGGGCAATATGCCAAATCAACGAAGTATTCATGCAGGTGGAGTGCTGATCTCAGAAGAACCAATTACGTACTATACTGCTTTAGACCTTCCGCCTAAAGGAATGCCGACGGTACAATGGGACATGTATGAAGCAGAATTAATTGGATATGATAAGTACGATATCCTTTCCCAGCGGGGCATTGGTCACATTAAGGAAGCGGTCAAATTGGTAGAACAAAATCAGCAAAAACGACTGGATATCCATCAGGTACAGGAATTTATCAAAGATCCCAATCTGAACAATCGTCTGAAGACAGGCCATACCATCGGCTGTTTTTACATAGAATCTCCGGCAATGCGACAGCTCAATACAAAGCTGACTTGCGATAACTACCTCACACTCGTTGCCGCCAGTTCTATCATTCGTCCGGGAGTGGCCCAATCTGGTATGATGAAAACGTACATCCAGAACTTCCATGCGCCTGATCAGGTCAAATACCTTCATCCGGTAATGGAAGAGCAACTGAAAGAAACCTTTGGAGTAATGGTTTACCAGGAAGATGTGATTAAGGTGTGTATCCATTACGGAGGCATGGATGGAACAGATGCTGACATTCTAAGACGTGGGATGAGTGGAAAATACCGTTCCCGTGTGGAGTTTGATCGGCTGGTAGAAAAATTCCATGAAGGAGCAATGGCATTAGGGAGGCCAGCAGATATTACAAAGGAAGTCTGGAGGCAGGTCTCGTCCTTTGCAGGGTATAGCTTTTCTAAAGCACATTCCGCCAGTTTTGCGGTGGAGAGTTATCAGAGTCTATACTTGAAAACGTATTATCCGATGGAGTTTATGGTGGGTGTGTTGAATAACTATGGTGGTTTTTATACCCGATGGCTATATGTTCATGAACTTAAAAAATCCGGAGCAAATGTCCATTTACCTTGTGTAAACAAAAGTAGCCCCGTAGTTTCTATCAAGGGAACTGACGCCTATCTTGGATTTGTCGGCATACAAGGGCTCGAAGGAAGATTGATTGAACTGATCCCGGAAGAACGAAAACTAGGTGGTGATTATCTCGATCTGGAAGATTTTGTAAAACGCACGGAAATTGGTCTGGAACAATTGATTATTTTAATTCGCTGCGGGTGTTTACGTTTTATAGGAAAAAGTAAAAAAGCGCTGCTATGGGATGCTCATGGCATGTTAGGCAATAAAACGAAACCAAATAGCCATGCAGAACTATTCCATGTAGAAGCTAAACAGTATATCATGCCCGATCTGATCAATACCAAATTAGAGGATGCTTACCATGAACTGGAATTGTTGGGTTTTCCACTTACACTTTCCATGTTCGATTTACTTAAAACGGAATATCGTGGCGACATCCGTACGGATGATCTCATTAAATATATTGGACAAACCGTTAAAATGGTAGGTTTATATGTCTGTGAGAAGACTGTACATACCAAAAACAATAAAAAAATGTGGTTTGGAACCTTTCTCGATGTAGATGGGAACTTTTTTGACACCACGCATTTTCCTAATAGTACCCCAACTTATCCTTTTAGAGGAGCAGGTTGTTATTTGATTTTAGGAAAAGTGGTGGAAGATTTTGGTTTTCCGAGTATTGAGGTGATCAAGTTTGCGAAATTGCCTATTGTCAATAATCCTGTAATGGATTGATTTAAAGTGTTTTTTTGAACTGGAAGGTAAACTGCTTTTTGGTAACTACTCAGGTTGTCTTACGAAGTAGCAATTGTGAAGAAGGCATTTAGTACATCCTGCTTAGCGTTAACAAGGTTTGAACTTACCGCACAAAGAGATATTGTTAATAGGTATATATGGAGATTTCGCCGAGACTAACCAATCAATATGTTATAGTGGTCAGTTTGAGCGAAGCACATTGGCTTATAATCGGCAGTGTACAGAAATCTGTGTAAATGAAATTTGGGGTTAGGGTATCAGACCTTAACCCTTTGTTCAAAAATAGCAATAAACTGATTTATAATCAACGGCCAGTTATGAATGGGCATCGTCCACTTTTTAGTGGCTTCCATTAAGGCCAGGTAAACAGATTTTTTCACAGCCTCATCGGTTGGAAAAGACATTTTATTTTTGGTGTATTTTCTGATCTTTCCATTCAAATTTTCAATTAAATTAGTTGTATAAATGATTTTCCTGATTTCCAGGGGGAACTCAAAAAATGCCGTCAGGTCATCCCAGTTTATCCGCCAGCTTCGAATCGCATAAGGATATTTTATTCCCCATTTTAACTCAAATGTTGTGAGTTCAGCTTCTGCTGCCTGCTTATTGGGAGCTGAATAAATGGGCTTCATATCTTCCGTAAATGGCTTTTTATCCTTCCATACCACATACTTGCAGGCATTACGAATCTGATGAACCACACAAATCTGAGTGGTAGATTGCGGAAATACAGAACGGATGGTCTGAGTAAAGCCACCCAGGTTATCGGTGCATGTGATCAGAATATCCTGAACACCTCTGGTCTGCAAATCAGTGAGCACACTCATCCAAAAAGCACTACTTTCATTCTTTCCCAGCCATAGCCCCAATACTTCCTTACGGCCTTCCATATTAAGTCCAACAGCCAGATAGATCGTTTTATTGATGACCTTATTACTTTCTCTTACTTTGAAAACAATGCCATCCATCCACACAATCATATATACCGGATCAAGTGGGCGATTCTGCCAGGCTAAAATATCATCAGTTACTCTTGCTGTTATGGTCGAAATGGTAGAGGGTGGTAAACGAAAGTCATATAACTCACGAAGTTCTTCTTCAATGTCAGCATTGGACATCCCCTTGGCATATAAAGAAACTACCAACTTTTCTATGCCTTCTGAGAGTTTACTCCGTTTGGGAAGGATCTGTGGATCAAAACTGGAATCCCGGTCTCTGGGGACTTTGATATCCAGTTCTCCATGTTCTGTTTTTACCTTCTTTTCGCCATAACCATTACGGGAATTATCGGTTTGTTTGCGTTGTTTATCGTGCTTAACATAGCCCAGATGAGAATCAAGCTCCCCTTCAAGCATCTTTTCAACGCCTCGTTTATACATCTGATCCATGAAGCTCATGAAATCTTTGCCGTCCTTAAACTGTTTAAGGAAATCGTCATTTAAAAAATCTTCTGCTTGCATCTTTTAAATTCCTTTCTCTAATTTACATAAAAATGGGATCTAAGTTTTTACCTCAAATCCCATTTACACAGTTTTTTGGATACTGCCTTATAATCTTAATGACATGACTAGCACCTTGCGAAATCTCCGGTTTTTACTATTCTTATTTTAATTAGGGTCTTTTAACAGATTTATAATTCCGTTACAGCAGTAAAGCTTTAGTGGCCGTATTGCGCCCAATTGCCACTTTTAGTTTCATTTAACGATTCATTTGTCAAGATTTCTTTTCTATG comes from the Pedobacter sp. FW305-3-2-15-E-R2A2 genome and includes:
- a CDS encoding alkene reductase, which encodes MSQKKLVRPFINENVSFANRVVMAPMNRRRAIKGIPPLSMVTYYQQRASAGLLITDNIAISSNGGAYMDTPGIYNEEQKNAWKKVVDAVHAKGGKIFAQLVQAGRIGHPAIQNNEPLVAPSAIPVNETIRIPDRTHQLMTVPVSINIDEIPLWVNAFKQATINALEVGFDGIEIHAAHGFLIDQFINPLSNIRTDKYGGSIHNRTRFLLEVMQEVVAVAGKNKVGIRLSPFREIYDLKPYREELATHQYILEELQKLDILYLHFSNAITNGKDSIPVSFLHSARQLFKNIIIIAGGFTVETAEEILQNRFVDFVAFGKLYISNPDLVERIKNDSPLADWDEETFYHGGDKGYIDYPNLIFNKECIK
- a CDS encoding AraC family transcriptional regulator, which codes for MKTKHLHKPLDIFVSNMEHWNERPLIYQFFEIVQIIDGEGIRIVNDNKFPYSKGSVFLFTPLDCRGFESTTDTRYCSIRFSEVFLEQYKTQQEKEKLIQWLKQLETIFSSHNRFDQVLIKEKRDCDMIAGLIENMLIEYNNKPSYYDENIQHLVILVLNIISRNVNPQRITSPAKMEEPLINKMLVYLHQNIGCPKNLRIKHLAEQFNLSANYIGEYFKNLTGDSLHCYLTQYKMNIVEQRLTYSEQSIGQIADDLGFSDESHLSRQFKKHKGITAVTYRKQFKY
- a CDS encoding TfoX/Sxy family protein; the encoded protein is MATDQKYIDYIIDQINHPAGISYKKMFGEYGLYAGIRIFALVCDNRLLIKPTEAGQAFIGKPNLAPPFPGAKSYFLIQEELDDHEWVSGLVKVTVNELPDPKPKKLKKKI
- a CDS encoding GNAT family N-acetyltransferase codes for the protein MFKPVSFENENLLIHPLRPEDLNRYDDIVNDIYKILSDEKTLKFLPSKRLNNLSEAGVFLNNMIINYHSNRNYLHFITKKNSGKVIGLIDLISPNVAMEHYKIEHYPFFIEFYLSGNSCGCAIMSNILPPIIDLILDQGITSIGAIVHSKNIAARKVLEKSKFTYSAKFDRIQDLFKTIG
- the dinB gene encoding DNA polymerase IV, whose protein sequence is MDSGKQIIHMDQDAFFVSVEVRKDASLKGKPVIIGGTSDRGVVASCSYEARKFGIHSAMPSRMAKMLCPHATFIKGNMDEYSKASHEITAIIREKVPLFEKASIDEHYIDMTGMDRFHNCMQYAHELRQTIIKEMDLPISFGLSVNKTVAKMVTNECKPGGERNVKQQEVQPFLNPLSIRKIPGLGEKTFVKLSDMGIKKIITLSQIHPDQMNSLLGKSGLSLLQKAKGIDNSLVIPYTEQKSIGTQCTFHADSIDIDMINNLLVAQVMDIAYQLREKKKLCACVTVTIRYANFETETKQTTISYTSLDSVLIATVKDLFKKIYNRRMLLRLVGVSLSNLVTGFEQIDLYSESQEQYSLVQALDKIRRRFGQDAVTRASTMDIKL
- the dnaE gene encoding DNA polymerase III subunit alpha, whose translation is MYLNVHSHYSLRYGTMSIKTLVEEAQARGITQMVITDINNSTGVMEFMRECRSKKIKPIGGIEFRRDKKLLYIGIAKNREGMKELNDYLSDYNLEQKELPDEPKEFKNAYIIYPHGHKAELKSNEYIGVRFDELHQLFNKDLKDHQDKLLALQPVFVANKIEYRLHEYLRGIDLNTLITMVEKEDRCKDTDLFLQPGELEAKFSKYAFILDNTRRLMDSCTMDYPEGKIKLNRKTFTGNKNDDRALLEKLAVEGMRYRYGNKNREALKRVKQELKVIVEMDFCAYFLITNDIIQYSMRRGYYHVGRGSGANSIVAYCLRITDVDPIALDLYFERFLNAERSSPPDFDIDYSWDEREDVQDYIFKRYGKAHTALLGTMSTFKDRSVIREIGKVMGLPKTEIDGFTDPSRAAVNRDNNTFKKIMAIHSMMGNMPNQRSIHAGGVLISEEPITYYTALDLPPKGMPTVQWDMYEAELIGYDKYDILSQRGIGHIKEAVKLVEQNQQKRLDIHQVQEFIKDPNLNNRLKTGHTIGCFYIESPAMRQLNTKLTCDNYLTLVAASSIIRPGVAQSGMMKTYIQNFHAPDQVKYLHPVMEEQLKETFGVMVYQEDVIKVCIHYGGMDGTDADILRRGMSGKYRSRVEFDRLVEKFHEGAMALGRPADITKEVWRQVSSFAGYSFSKAHSASFAVESYQSLYLKTYYPMEFMVGVLNNYGGFYTRWLYVHELKKSGANVHLPCVNKSSPVVSIKGTDAYLGFVGIQGLEGRLIELIPEERKLGGDYLDLEDFVKRTEIGLEQLIILIRCGCLRFIGKSKKALLWDAHGMLGNKTKPNSHAELFHVEAKQYIMPDLINTKLEDAYHELELLGFPLTLSMFDLLKTEYRGDIRTDDLIKYIGQTVKMVGLYVCEKTVHTKNNKKMWFGTFLDVDGNFFDTTHFPNSTPTYPFRGAGCYLILGKVVEDFGFPSIEVIKFAKLPIVNNPVMD
- a CDS encoding IS256 family transposase translates to MQAEDFLNDDFLKQFKDGKDFMSFMDQMYKRGVEKMLEGELDSHLGYVKHDKQRKQTDNSRNGYGEKKVKTEHGELDIKVPRDRDSSFDPQILPKRSKLSEGIEKLVVSLYAKGMSNADIEEELRELYDFRLPPSTISTITARVTDDILAWQNRPLDPVYMIVWMDGIVFKVRESNKVINKTIYLAVGLNMEGRKEVLGLWLGKNESSAFWMSVLTDLQTRGVQDILITCTDNLGGFTQTIRSVFPQSTTQICVVHQIRNACKYVVWKDKKPFTEDMKPIYSAPNKQAAEAELTTFELKWGIKYPYAIRSWRINWDDLTAFFEFPLEIRKIIYTTNLIENLNGKIRKYTKNKMSFPTDEAVKKSVYLALMEATKKWTMPIHNWPLIINQFIAIFEQRVKV